From a single Deltaproteobacteria bacterium genomic region:
- the ileS gene encoding isoleucine--tRNA ligase, with protein sequence MHPMSEAKKINYKDTLNLPRTNFPMKANLSQKEPEYQKRWKKIKLYERMRENSRGKEKFIFHDGPPYANGPIHLGHLLNKVLKDIVVRSKTMLGNDVDFVPGWDCHGLPIEHKVLKELGDEAKDLSKLKIRYKCQSYAEKYVKLQSGQMQRLGTIGDYDNPYLTMTPDFEVGVLEVFSRLLERGLIYRDLKPVHWSIENRTALADAELEYYERKDRSIFVLFEIENPEALPGSLNLPAGASPSLMIWTTTPWTLPANLAVAVSPEANYGLYRVEINGRKLYSIIVDNLSESVFKKSGAKEYEKLGSCAGRELYEKGIAYKHPFIEREGRVVTADYVTFDEGTGLVHTAPGHGVEDYQTGLREGLDIYCPVLEDGTFDDSVPDWLRGLNVWKANGTITERLRESGNLFYDEEYLHSYPHDWRSKSPTIFRATEQWFVGVDKKIDEYGASLRELALEFTRSGIDFYPEWGRNRLRGMLESRPDWCISRQRAWGLPIPAFISDKGEVLLTPESVKTVIQKIRQKGANYWFQGTVEEILEGYDPRADENAPDWAKEEGALETLRRGMDIFDVWFESGSSWHSVLEAREIGYPADLYLEGSDQHRGWFQLSLLPALGATGIPPFKALLTHGFMVDAQGKKMSKSGGNALDVDELLKQHGADICRWWVSSLKYTNDIKVDWEFFKVAGDEYRKVRNTIRFLLGNISDFDPEKDSVEFSEQDRYSLDAWAMGELSKFISETNDAYSYFQYKRASELIFHFCYETLSAVYLAATKDRLYCERNDSRKRRRSQTVMHRIADSLIKLLAPLLVHTADEAYLSLKGESTDSPDSVHLEGMPEEFEFDTDPDWDSVMDLRIKTLKALEESKDSDGITNPLDAGVEAYLDSEMYERIKPFESELADLCGVSRFSVLDGKNFKIKVIDLSDEPKCERSWKRDGTVRERSGGVFLSDRDAEALGLN encoded by the coding sequence ATGCATCCGATGTCAGAGGCGAAGAAAATAAACTATAAAGACACACTTAACCTTCCCCGGACGAATTTCCCGATGAAGGCTAACCTCAGCCAGAAAGAGCCCGAGTACCAGAAAAGATGGAAGAAGATCAAGCTCTACGAAAGGATGAGGGAAAACTCTCGGGGAAAAGAGAAATTCATATTCCACGACGGCCCCCCTTACGCGAACGGTCCTATACACCTGGGCCACCTGCTGAATAAGGTGCTTAAGGACATAGTAGTCAGATCAAAGACCATGCTCGGAAACGATGTCGATTTCGTTCCCGGGTGGGACTGCCACGGGCTTCCCATCGAGCACAAGGTTTTAAAGGAGCTGGGGGACGAAGCAAAGGATTTATCCAAGCTCAAGATTAGATATAAATGCCAGTCCTATGCCGAGAAATACGTGAAGCTTCAGTCGGGACAGATGCAGAGACTGGGCACGATAGGGGACTATGATAATCCCTACCTTACCATGACTCCCGATTTTGAGGTCGGGGTGCTGGAGGTCTTTTCCCGGCTCCTCGAAAGGGGTCTCATATACAGAGACCTGAAGCCCGTCCACTGGTCGATCGAGAACCGCACCGCGCTGGCGGACGCGGAGCTCGAATACTACGAGCGGAAAGACAGGAGTATTTTCGTGCTGTTCGAGATAGAAAACCCTGAGGCTCTTCCGGGGAGCCTCAATCTCCCTGCCGGAGCCTCTCCGTCGCTCATGATCTGGACGACAACCCCCTGGACCCTTCCCGCAAACCTGGCCGTGGCCGTATCCCCCGAAGCAAACTACGGTCTCTACCGGGTCGAGATAAACGGCAGGAAATTATATTCGATAATTGTAGATAACCTTTCGGAGAGCGTGTTCAAGAAATCAGGGGCGAAGGAATACGAAAAGCTGGGAAGCTGCGCCGGGAGGGAGCTTTATGAAAAAGGCATCGCCTACAAACATCCCTTCATAGAAAGAGAGGGCAGGGTGGTCACGGCGGACTATGTAACGTTTGACGAAGGCACCGGTCTGGTTCATACCGCGCCCGGTCACGGGGTCGAGGACTATCAGACAGGACTCAGGGAAGGCCTCGATATCTACTGCCCGGTTCTCGAGGACGGCACTTTCGACGATTCCGTTCCGGATTGGCTCCGGGGCCTGAACGTCTGGAAGGCAAACGGGACAATAACCGAACGCTTGAGGGAGTCGGGGAATCTCTTTTACGATGAGGAGTATCTCCATAGCTACCCCCATGACTGGCGAAGCAAATCCCCGACCATATTCAGGGCGACCGAGCAGTGGTTCGTGGGCGTCGATAAAAAAATCGACGAATACGGAGCGTCATTGAGGGAGCTTGCTCTTGAATTCACCCGAAGCGGAATCGACTTTTACCCCGAATGGGGGAGGAACAGGCTCCGCGGAATGCTTGAGTCAAGACCCGACTGGTGTATCAGCCGTCAGAGGGCCTGGGGACTTCCTATCCCCGCCTTCATCAGCGACAAGGGCGAAGTTCTTTTAACACCCGAATCTGTGAAGACCGTAATTCAGAAGATCAGACAGAAGGGAGCAAACTACTGGTTTCAGGGGACGGTGGAGGAAATCCTGGAGGGCTACGACCCTCGAGCGGACGAAAACGCTCCCGACTGGGCTAAAGAAGAAGGGGCGCTTGAGACTCTCAGACGCGGCATGGATATATTCGACGTATGGTTCGAGTCGGGCTCGTCATGGCACTCCGTACTGGAGGCGCGGGAGATAGGATACCCGGCCGATCTCTATCTCGAAGGCTCGGACCAGCACAGGGGCTGGTTTCAGCTTTCACTTCTTCCCGCGTTAGGAGCCACCGGAATACCCCCGTTCAAAGCGCTTCTTACCCACGGGTTTATGGTTGACGCTCAGGGGAAAAAGATGAGTAAATCGGGAGGAAACGCGCTCGACGTGGACGAGCTACTAAAACAGCACGGGGCAGATATATGCAGGTGGTGGGTAAGCTCCCTCAAGTACACGAACGACATAAAGGTCGATTGGGAGTTCTTTAAGGTCGCGGGGGATGAGTACAGAAAGGTCAGGAACACGATCAGGTTCCTGCTCGGAAATATTTCCGATTTCGACCCCGAAAAAGACAGCGTGGAATTCTCCGAACAGGACAGGTATTCGCTTGACGCCTGGGCCATGGGCGAGCTTTCAAAGTTTATAAGCGAGACCAATGATGCGTACAGTTATTTTCAGTACAAGAGGGCGAGCGAGCTTATTTTCCATTTCTGCTATGAGACGCTGAGCGCAGTATATCTGGCTGCGACGAAAGACAGACTGTACTGTGAAAGGAACGACAGCAGAAAAAGGAGAAGGAGTCAGACTGTGATGCACCGTATCGCCGATTCCCTAATTAAACTCCTTGCGCCCCTGCTTGTGCATACAGCCGACGAGGCGTATCTGAGCCTGAAGGGCGAATCAACGGACTCCCCCGACAGTGTTCATCTCGAGGGCATGCCTGAAGAATTTGAATTTGATACGGACCCCGATTGGGACAGTGTTATGGATTTAAGGATTAAGACGCTCAAGGCACTCGAAGAGTCAAAGGACTCGGACGGTATTACAAACCCTCTTGACGCAGGTGTGGAGGCGTACCTTGATTCAGAGATGTACGAACGAATTAAACCGTTTGAGAGCGAGCTTGCGGACCTTTGCGGAGTCAGCAGGTTTTCAGTCCTCGACGGGAAGAATTTTAAAATCAAGGTGATCGACCTTTCGGATGAACCCAAGTGCGAGCGTTCATGGAAGAGGGACGGCACGGTAAGAGAGCGCTCGGGGGGGGTGTTCCTATCCGACCGGGACGCCGAGGCCCTCGGCCTGAATTAG